CTCGACGAGGCGCTGGACGCCGGGGCGCACATCGTCCTTCTGGACAACATGGACGATACGACCCTGGCGACGGCCGTCCTGCGCTGCCGCCGGGCGGACGCGCTCTGCGAGGTCTCCGGCGGGGTGAGCTTCGAGAGCCTGACCCGCCTGGCCGCCCTCGGCCCCGACCTCGTCTCGGCGGGGGCGCTGACCCACTCCGCCAAGGCCTCGGACCTGGCCCTAGACGTGCGTCCGGGGGGGTTGCCCGATTTGCCGGGGGCATAACTCTGTTCGCCGGGGGCGTAGCTCGGTTCGCTCGGTTCGCTCGGTTCGCTCGGTTCGCTCGGTTCGCTCGGTTCCTGACGACGAACGCCGGTGATTTGCCGGGGACATTACTTCTTATTGCCGGGGCATAACTTCGTTTCCCGACGATAAAGCCATTGGGGTACCGATATGGCCGAATTCCTGCCGCAGCTGTCCATCGTCTGGCGACCCGTGGAGTTCGAGAGCGTGGGCGGGATGGACACCCTCCACGCCGAGTACCTGCGGGTCATCGCCGAGGGCGGGCACGCCTGGTGGACCCAGCGCCTGAGCCTGAGCTACGTGAGGCTTTTGGACCGGGTGCTCACCGCCGGGAAACCGGTGTACCTCTACCCCCTGGACGATCCTCGGGCCGCCGGCCCGCGCATCTTCCGGCTCCGCGCCAGGGTGGACGCCGTCCTCTACAATCCGGACGGCTCCTTCCGCCGCCAGCCCGACGACAACATCCCCTTCCGCCGCACCCAGGCCGACGCCATCTACTCCGCCTGCTGGATCCGCCTCACCTCGATGGAGGAGATACCACCCGCCGAGATGCCCGATCCCAACGGCGTCGTCGTCCTCCCCTACGGTGACAATCTTCTCGAAGCGGTACGGGGGCGGTTCTCCAAGGGATTCATCGTCCCTACGGGTGAGTACGAAACCTTCCGCCGCACCACCCTGGCCTCGAGCCTGGACGTGATTGACGAGCTGGGCCGGGCGAGGCCCGTGGGCGCGGCACCGAGCGCGGAAAAAAAGACCGCCTCTCTCGCCGAATCGGTGTTCGATCAGAGCGACGAGGAACTGACCTTCCGGCTCTCCGCCGACCGCGTGCCCCGGATGGCCGGCGCGGGCGACGGGGGGACCGTGGACCTCCGGCTCGACACGGGCGACCACTCCCTCGTGATAGACGCGCCCGATCTCAGGCTGGGGGAGGGCGCCGCCACGGAGTCCGAGGGGGAGATGAGCCTACATCTGGGCGACCGGGGCAAAAGGGTGGTCCGCCACGAGGCGAGGGAAACCTTCCACATGGACCACCCCATCGTCCGCAAGAAGGACACCGCCACCGAGGAGAAGCAGCTCATAGACCTGGGCATTGACTGGGAGATGCTCTCCCGGATGCGGTCGCGGATGGAAGAGATAGAGTCCGTCACCGGCCCGCCCCTGGTGACGGAGAATGAGGCCCCGCCGGAGCCCGAGCCTGCGTTCGTCCCCCCGGAGGAGCCGCCGGTCCCGGAACCGGAGGAGCCGTTCGCCGTGGAACCGGCGCGGGCGCAGATACCTCCCGTGGACGCCGTGCGCTCCCTGGACGAGGTGATGGCGGAGATGGTCTGGGAGACGCCCGCCACCGACGCGGTGGCTCCGCCGGTGTCCAGGAAGGACCAGCCCGCCCCGGCCCTCACCTCGAAGGAGCTCTCCGGTTTCGAGGTCGAGCCGACCCCGTTCCCCGACCTGCCCCCCCTGGCGCCCTCGATCCAGCGCTGGGAGGCGCCCGAGGAATCCCTCACCGGCCTGAACCTCCTCGCCGGGGAGCTGGAGGCCGACGAACCGGCCCTCGCCGACGCCAAGAAGCTCCTGATCCCCACCGTGGACGCCCTGTTGAGGAGCGTGGAGGCGCGAGACGCCCGGCGCACCCGGCCCAGGGACGGCGAGGACCACCCGCTGGCCCTGCCCCGGGACGTCGCCGCTTCCATCCGCCGCATCCGCGACCAGCTCGTCATAGACAACGAGCAGATAGCCCACGTCATCACCAACCTGCTCCTGGGCAAGCACGTGATAATCAGCGGCCCCACCGGCTGCGGCAAAACCACCCTGGCCCGGATGCTGCCCGCACTCGTCTGGAACATCTACCCCGAGCTCGTGCAGTCCCTCTCGAGCTGGGGTCCCGAGGACCTCCTCGGCCTCCTCTACCCCCTGCCCGACGGCGGCGTCGCGGTTTCCGGCATCCTCACCCGCACAGTTTTGAAAAACTTCGCCTCCACGGACGACGGCTACGCCCGCACGGCCTACCGGGCGCCGAACGGGGCGCAGTACAACGGCGTCTGGCTGGTCCTGGACGAGCTGGACAACTGCGACTGGACGTCCCTCCTTTCCGACTTCCTCGCCACGAGCGACGCCCCGGCGATGAAAATTTCGGTCTCCGGCTCGCCGGGGGAGTACCTGGACATCCCGTTGCCCATGGACTTCCGCCTCATCGCCACCTTCAACTCCCAGGACGGCCTCAAGGGGGTCGAGCAGCTTTCCCAGAGCACCCGGCGCCGACTGGCCTTCGTCGAGCTCCGCTCGCCCACGGACGAGGAGGCGGAACGGGAGATCGTGCGCCGGAAGGTCCAGAACCTGGTTTACGAGCAGCTCGGCCTGGCGGTGAAGGAGACCGATCTCTCGGGCCAGATAGAGGATTCCCTGTTCCGTCTGGTGCGGCTGGTGCGCGCGTACCACGACATCGGCACCGCGCCGTTGGTCACCATCCTGGCCGACATCCAGGTCGAGGCGCAGATGGGGCTCGACGCGTGGAAGACGCTGG
Above is a window of bacterium DNA encoding:
- a CDS encoding AAA family ATPase, translated to MAEFLPQLSIVWRPVEFESVGGMDTLHAEYLRVIAEGGHAWWTQRLSLSYVRLLDRVLTAGKPVYLYPLDDPRAAGPRIFRLRARVDAVLYNPDGSFRRQPDDNIPFRRTQADAIYSACWIRLTSMEEIPPAEMPDPNGVVVLPYGDNLLEAVRGRFSKGFIVPTGEYETFRRTTLASSLDVIDELGRARPVGAAPSAEKKTASLAESVFDQSDEELTFRLSADRVPRMAGAGDGGTVDLRLDTGDHSLVIDAPDLRLGEGAATESEGEMSLHLGDRGKRVVRHEARETFHMDHPIVRKKDTATEEKQLIDLGIDWEMLSRMRSRMEEIESVTGPPLVTENEAPPEPEPAFVPPEEPPVPEPEEPFAVEPARAQIPPVDAVRSLDEVMAEMVWETPATDAVAPPVSRKDQPAPALTSKELSGFEVEPTPFPDLPPLAPSIQRWEAPEESLTGLNLLAGELEADEPALADAKKLLIPTVDALLRSVEARDARRTRPRDGEDHPLALPRDVAASIRRIRDQLVIDNEQIAHVITNLLLGKHVIISGPTGCGKTTLARMLPALVWNIYPELVQSLSSWGPEDLLGLLYPLPDGGVAVSGILTRTVLKNFASTDDGYARTAYRAPNGAQYNGVWLVLDELDNCDWTSLLSDFLATSDAPAMKISVSGSPGEYLDIPLPMDFRLIATFNSQDGLKGVEQLSQSTRRRLAFVELRSPTDEEAEREIVRRKVQNLVYEQLGLAVKETDLSGQIEDSLFRLVRLVRAYHDIGTAPLVTILADIQVEAQMGLDAWKTLDEAVATNLVPLFSQIPAAHLRIIGNLAANAPERILAYFSLNLPKRYTDEAFCEQLYNFCVFLYRTARYRSDPTVDELKEIVDMVGSGIPRGKVGYLVSSLEPRPDNLASSLLPAIKLGTTLFETIRSLTRLVNRGE